A single Anopheles arabiensis isolate DONGOLA chromosome 2, AaraD3, whole genome shotgun sequence DNA region contains:
- the LOC120908437 gene encoding tigger transposable element-derived protein 6-like has product MSVKKQKCFSQADKLEIIAAHEAGKSRIELMREYGLPLSSFYRIIRQRDSIIQQCLQGNGNLRRNRGAGFPHVERCVLEWIHQQFDQSLPMEGPTIKAQAKLFSIKLGIEDFCASNGWLHGFKKRHGISFNRSQHEEFRRTLPTGPDGLGADWASRFTALLDECDSSDIYSLVETGLFYSCLPEQIDHYQGKDCRHGEHGKDRVTVLLCGNVTGTDKLPILAIGQTSRATIAKDLPPPTIATYECNWNAWLTRELFQAWLKKVDQTMRETDRQIVLLVNHSSAHAFLCNLTNVRVIFYSARSGEVQSPHRTLIRAFKRNFRTELVTHLLECRKNAIIPNVSIAHAVQVAAQAWDTITSDTIVNSFMQPHCWMDGLCDSSEQNDNKADAIWPHEADRQLLLLAQSKPLPNFGDYVRVDENVAVAGMLTDDKIVEMVMNLEQTDGASGENSGTDSEKLKMTVGKAIVSKGEKRKTTSPVVQTNRQRTQQQRMVAKFTAAKATLNEMDVEQHHQTAVRKEDALDAIKKLHQFFDRHDDTNETTFEMLYELERCVQSVKEHSIHSFK; this is encoded by the exons ATGTCGGTGAAAAAACAGAAATGCTTTTCGCAGGCCGACAAGCTGGAAATAATAGCGGCCCATGAAGCAGGCAAATCGCGCATCGAGCTGATGCGCGAGTACGGGTTGCCGCTATCGAGCTTCTACCGCATTATACGCCAGAGGGACTCGATCATACAGCAGTGCTTGCAGGGCAATGGCAATCTTCGACGGAACCGGGGCGCTGGATTCCCGCACGTCGAACGGTGCGTGCTAGAGTGGATCCATCAGCAGTTCGACCAGAGCCTTCCCATGGAAGGGCCCACGATAAAGGCGCAGGCAAAACTGTTCTCCATCAAGCTCGGCATCGAGGACTTTTGCGCCAGCAACGGTTGGCTGCACGGGTTTAAGAAGCGACACGGCATAAGCTTTAACCGATCGCAGCACGAGGAATTCCGTCGCACGCTACCGACCGGGCCGGACGGGTTGGGTGCTGATTGGGCTAGTCGCTTTACTGCCCTGCTGGACGAGTGTGACTCGAGCGATATTTACAGCCTGGTGGAAACTGGTTTGTTTTACAGCTGCCTGCCAGAACAAATCGACCACTATCAAGGGAAGGATTGCCGCCACGGAGAACACGGCAAAGATCGCGTGACAGTGCTACTTTGCGGTAATGTTACTGGAACGGATAAGCTTCCAATTCTCGCTATAGGCCAAACCAGCCGGGCTACGATTGCAAAGG ATCTACCACCGCCTACCATTGCCACCTATGAATGCAACTGGAACGCATGGCTTACAAGGGAATTATTTCAAGCGTGGTTGAAGAAAGTGGACCAAACCAtgcgagagacagatagacaAATCGTGCTACTCGTCAACCACTCTTCTGCCCACGCATTTTTGTGCAATTTGACGAATGTTAGAGTAATATTTTACTCTGCACGGTCCGGGGAAGTGCAAAGCCCGCATCGCACACTAATCCGCGCGTTCAAGCGCAACTTTCGCACGGAACTAGTCACCCATCTCTTGGAGTGCCGGAAAAACGCGATCATACCGAACGTTAGCATAGCGCACGCTGTTCAAGTTGCGGCTCAAGCATGGGACACTATTACCAGCGACACAATAGTGAACAGCTTTATGCAGCCGCACTGTTGGATGGATGGGCTGTGCGACAGTTCCGAGCAGAACGACAACAAAGCGGATGCGATCTGGCCCCATGAAGCGGATAGGCAGCTCCTCCTACTTGCGCAGAGCAAACCGTTACCAAACTTTGGCGATTACGTGCGGGTGGATGAGAATGTTGCTGTCGCTGGTATGCTTACGGACGATAAAATCGTAGAGATGGTTATGAACCTAGAGCAAACGGATGGTGCGAGCGGGGAAAATAGTGGTACAGATAGCGAGAAGCTCAAGATGACGGTCGGTAAAGCGATTGTGAGTAAGGgcgaaaaacggaaaacaacTTCTCCCGTAGTGCAAACAAACCGGCAACGAACCCAGCAGCAGCGTATGGTTGCGAAGTTCACTGCAGCTAAGGCAACTTTGAACGAGATGGATGTTGAACAACATCATCAAACTGCCGTACGAAAAGAGGACGCTTTGGATGCAATCAAAAAGTTGCATCAATTCTTTGACCGGCACGACGATACGAATGAGACAACGTTTGAGATGCTGTATGAGCTGGAAAGGTGTGTCCAAAGCGTGAAGGAACACAGTATTCatagttttaaataa